Proteins from a genomic interval of Nocardia sp. BMG51109:
- the htpG gene encoding molecular chaperone HtpG yields MTEHVEELEFQAETHQLLELMIHSVYSNKDTFLRELISNASDALDKLRLESFRDKDLEVDTSDLHVELEVDKDNRILTVRDNGIGMSRAEVVDLIGTLAKSGTAELRRQLLEARGRTEAESKDAEELIGQFGIGFYSTFMVADRVTMTTRKAGETTATRWESTAASSTYTIETLESAPQGTAVSLHLKSADDDDHLYDYTQEWKLREIVKKYSDFIAWPIRMQVERTVTVDDGEEGAEPAEKTVVEDQTLNSQKALWTRPRSEVSDEEYKEFYKHVSHAWDDPLEIIPMRAEGTFEYQALLFIPSHAPFDLFQREHSRGVQLYVRRVFIMDNCEELMPEYLRFVKGVVDAQDLSLNVSREILQQDRQIQMIRKRLVRKVLSTIKDMQGAAAEAQDAGEDAAEKSGDKSKYEKFWNEFGRVLKEGLLSDFDNRETILQVSSFESTHSEQEPTTLAEYVERMQDGQDQIYYMTGESRQQIENSPHMEAFKAKGLEVLVLTDPVDEMWVGSVPEFDGKQFQSIAKGEVDLETEEEKKASEQLREQREKDFGDVLQWLKQTLDESVKEVRLSSRLTTSPACVVGDVFDFTPQLERMYRASGQVLPETKRILEINPDHPLVTGLRDAYGENKAEADAGTAEELTQTAELLYGTAVLAEGGELKDPAHFAQVLADRLTRTL; encoded by the coding sequence GTGACTGAGCACGTCGAAGAACTGGAGTTTCAGGCCGAAACCCATCAGCTCCTGGAACTGATGATCCACTCGGTCTACTCGAACAAGGACACCTTCCTGCGCGAGTTGATCTCGAACGCATCGGATGCCCTGGACAAATTGCGGCTGGAGTCGTTCCGGGACAAGGACCTGGAGGTCGACACCTCGGATCTGCATGTCGAGCTGGAGGTCGACAAGGACAACCGGATCCTGACGGTGCGCGACAACGGCATCGGCATGTCGCGCGCCGAGGTGGTCGACCTGATCGGCACCCTGGCCAAATCGGGCACCGCCGAACTGCGCAGGCAACTACTGGAAGCGAGGGGGCGCACCGAGGCTGAATCCAAGGACGCCGAGGAGCTGATCGGTCAGTTCGGTATCGGCTTCTATTCGACCTTCATGGTGGCCGACCGGGTCACCATGACCACCCGCAAGGCCGGCGAGACAACCGCAACACGCTGGGAGTCGACCGCGGCCAGCTCCACCTACACGATAGAGACGCTGGAATCGGCGCCGCAGGGCACCGCGGTGTCGCTGCACCTGAAGTCGGCCGATGACGACGACCACCTGTACGACTACACCCAGGAGTGGAAGCTCCGCGAGATCGTCAAGAAGTACTCCGATTTCATCGCCTGGCCGATCCGCATGCAGGTCGAGCGGACGGTCACCGTGGACGACGGCGAGGAGGGCGCCGAACCCGCAGAGAAGACGGTCGTCGAGGACCAGACCCTGAACTCGCAGAAGGCGCTGTGGACGCGGCCGCGCAGCGAGGTCTCCGACGAGGAGTACAAGGAGTTCTACAAGCACGTCTCGCACGCCTGGGACGATCCGCTGGAGATCATTCCGATGCGGGCCGAGGGCACCTTCGAGTACCAGGCGCTGCTGTTCATTCCGTCGCACGCGCCGTTCGACCTGTTCCAGCGCGAGCACAGTCGCGGTGTGCAGCTGTATGTCCGGCGGGTGTTCATCATGGACAACTGCGAAGAGCTGATGCCGGAGTATCTGCGCTTCGTCAAGGGCGTGGTGGACGCGCAGGACCTGTCGCTCAACGTGTCTCGCGAGATCCTGCAGCAGGACCGGCAGATCCAGATGATCCGCAAGCGGCTGGTGCGCAAGGTGCTGTCCACCATCAAGGACATGCAGGGCGCCGCCGCCGAGGCACAGGATGCCGGGGAAGACGCCGCCGAGAAGAGCGGCGACAAGTCGAAGTACGAGAAGTTCTGGAACGAGTTCGGCCGGGTGCTCAAGGAGGGCCTGCTGTCCGACTTCGACAATCGCGAGACGATCCTGCAGGTCTCGTCGTTCGAGTCGACCCATTCCGAGCAGGAACCGACCACGCTGGCCGAGTACGTGGAGCGGATGCAGGACGGCCAGGACCAGATCTACTACATGACCGGCGAGTCCCGGCAGCAGATCGAGAACTCGCCGCATATGGAGGCGTTCAAGGCCAAGGGTCTGGAGGTGCTCGTCCTCACCGACCCGGTCGACGAGATGTGGGTCGGCTCGGTGCCGGAATTCGACGGCAAGCAGTTCCAGTCCATCGCCAAGGGCGAGGTGGACCTGGAGACCGAGGAGGAGAAGAAGGCCTCCGAGCAGCTGCGCGAACAGCGGGAGAAGGACTTCGGCGACGTGCTGCAGTGGTTGAAGCAGACCCTCGACGAGAGCGTCAAGGAGGTGCGCCTGTCCTCGCGCCTGACCACCTCCCCGGCCTGTGTGGTGGGCGACGTCTTCGACTTCACCCCGCAGCTGGAGCGGATGTACCGCGCCTCCGGCCAGGTCCTGCCGGAGACCAAGCGGATCCTGGAGATCAATCCGGACCATCCGCTGGTCACCGGGCTGCGGGACGCGTACGGCGAGAACAAGGCGGAGGCCGACGCGGGCACGGCGGAGGAACTCACCCAGACCGCCGAATTGCTGTACGGCACGGCCGTTCTCGCCGAGGGCGGGGAGCTGAAGGATCCGGCGCACTTCGCCCAGGTCCTGGCAGACCGGCTGACCCGCACGCTCTGA
- a CDS encoding TM0106 family RecB-like putative nuclease, giving the protein MAARAVAGAESGRGAFVDARALVGCRHRLHLEAAQPGALAGVAEDAGVKQRREAAAAHRERVRDELVAADPEHWIVIDPALPAVERVEATLRACAAGVRRIWGALLPREPDTGRRGGSEILLRDAARGGYIPVIVVNHKVTDPRQPDPADFHPLTSDLYRWDPQPDRHVRVRTQPRDQQRLAHLYRMLQRHGLASPALVGGSIGYHFDRILVHDLGPILADYDQRYADRIAVVRGELPTIPSKVPECRRCPWWSRPVPGSIVAGGASTGTTSCERWLTEHRDVSLVAPGSRAELLRRHGVQTIDDLAGWTGEDPDDWQYEPFRETVVTARAWMSGAPLVRRFDEVRVRRADVEVDVDLESYQEYGAYLWGTLLDGVYRPFVTWDPLPTADESRSFAEFWGWLMGVRAEAAVAGKTFAAYCYSRTAEDKWLYESARRFAGRPGVPTEEQVRDFVDGPQWVDMFQAVSEQFICPNGKGLKKIAPVAGFAWRDPEAGGEASMSWYRQAVGYDGEPDLTQRTRLLEYNEDDVRATYALRVWMVPDRPGAPGAATEVPAMSDFREPSRVPSARPPT; this is encoded by the coding sequence GTGGCCGCGCGGGCGGTGGCCGGAGCCGAGTCGGGACGGGGTGCCTTCGTCGATGCGCGAGCGCTGGTCGGCTGTCGGCACCGCCTGCATCTGGAGGCCGCCCAGCCCGGTGCGCTGGCGGGGGTGGCCGAGGACGCGGGGGTCAAGCAGCGCCGCGAGGCGGCGGCCGCGCACCGGGAGCGAGTCCGCGACGAACTCGTGGCGGCCGACCCGGAGCACTGGATCGTGATCGATCCCGCGCTGCCCGCCGTCGAGCGGGTCGAGGCCACGCTGCGCGCCTGCGCCGCGGGCGTGCGGCGGATCTGGGGCGCGCTGCTGCCGCGCGAACCCGATACCGGCCGCCGCGGCGGGTCGGAGATCCTGCTGCGCGACGCCGCCCGCGGCGGCTATATCCCGGTGATCGTGGTCAACCACAAGGTCACCGACCCGCGGCAGCCCGACCCGGCCGACTTCCACCCGCTGACCTCGGATCTGTACCGCTGGGATCCGCAGCCGGACAGGCACGTCCGGGTGCGCACCCAGCCTCGCGATCAGCAGCGGCTGGCCCACCTCTACCGCATGTTGCAGCGGCACGGCCTGGCTAGCCCGGCCCTGGTCGGCGGGTCGATCGGCTACCACTTCGATCGCATCCTGGTGCACGATCTGGGGCCGATCCTCGCCGACTACGACCAGCGCTACGCCGATCGCATCGCCGTGGTGCGCGGCGAACTGCCCACGATCCCGTCCAAGGTGCCCGAGTGCCGGCGCTGCCCGTGGTGGTCGCGGCCGGTGCCGGGTTCGATCGTCGCGGGCGGCGCCTCGACCGGCACGACGAGTTGCGAGCGATGGCTCACCGAACATCGCGATGTCAGCCTGGTCGCCCCCGGCTCGCGCGCGGAACTGCTGCGCCGCCACGGCGTGCAGACGATCGACGACCTGGCCGGCTGGACGGGCGAGGACCCCGACGACTGGCAGTACGAGCCGTTCCGCGAGACGGTGGTCACGGCGCGGGCCTGGATGTCCGGCGCGCCCCTGGTCCGCCGCTTCGACGAGGTCCGGGTGCGCCGCGCCGACGTCGAGGTGGACGTGGATCTGGAGAGTTACCAGGAGTACGGCGCCTATTTGTGGGGCACCCTGCTCGACGGCGTCTACCGCCCGTTCGTGACCTGGGACCCGCTGCCGACGGCGGACGAGTCCCGCTCGTTCGCCGAGTTCTGGGGTTGGCTGATGGGCGTGCGGGCCGAGGCCGCGGTAGCGGGGAAGACCTTCGCCGCTTACTGCTATTCGCGCACCGCCGAGGACAAGTGGCTGTACGAGTCGGCGCGCCGCTTCGCGGGCCGGCCGGGTGTGCCGACCGAGGAGCAGGTCCGCGATTTCGTCGACGGCCCGCAGTGGGTGGATATGTTCCAGGCGGTCTCCGAGCAGTTCATCTGCCCGAACGGCAAGGGCCTGAAGAAGATCGCCCCCGTGGCCGGCTTCGCCTGGCGCGATCCGGAGGCCGGCGGCGAGGCGTCGATGAGCTGGTATCGCCAGGCGGTCGGCTACGACGGGGAACCCGATCTCACCCAGCGCACCCGCCTGCTCGAGTACAACGAGGACGATGTGCGCGCCACCTACGCGCTGCGGGTCTGGATGGTGCCCGATCGCCCCGGCGCGCCGGGCGCCGCGACCGAGGTGCCGGCGATGTCGGACTTCCGAGAGCCCAGCCGCGTGCCGTCGGCCCGGCCGCCGACGTAA
- a CDS encoding DUF6474 family protein — MGLFTKRKRRSNRKAEAKALKHKAAVEAKLGARNERKRNRAELRTQRDIAKQQISTLKAEEKAALKAAEKADRDLLSAGQVKKYLGVARVLIPVLAPLAYRAATFVRGQIDNRRAHRLGIGLDQLADFSGHGATLRARVASAESSLAEIDSKAGKNDAETQKFVTATRDRLDSLSTAVRTAEQMPPQRRRAVHASISNELSGIEGDVLARLGVR, encoded by the coding sequence ATGGGGTTGTTCACCAAGCGCAAGCGGCGGTCGAACCGCAAGGCCGAGGCGAAAGCCCTCAAGCACAAGGCCGCCGTCGAGGCCAAGCTCGGCGCGCGCAACGAGCGCAAGCGCAACCGCGCCGAGCTGCGCACCCAGCGTGACATCGCCAAGCAGCAGATCTCGACGCTGAAGGCGGAGGAGAAGGCGGCGCTGAAGGCCGCCGAGAAGGCCGATCGCGACCTGCTGTCCGCCGGGCAGGTCAAGAAGTACCTCGGCGTCGCCCGGGTGCTGATTCCGGTACTCGCCCCGCTGGCCTATCGCGCCGCCACATTCGTGCGCGGGCAGATCGACAACCGCCGGGCGCACCGGCTCGGCATCGGCCTGGACCAGCTCGCCGACTTCAGCGGGCACGGCGCCACATTGCGGGCGCGCGTCGCCAGTGCCGAGTCGTCACTGGCCGAGATCGACTCGAAGGCCGGCAAGAACGACGCCGAGACCCAGAAGTTCGTCACCGCCACCCGTGACCGCCTCGACAGCCTGAGCACCGCGGTCCGCACCGCCGAGCAGATGCCGCCCCAGCGCCGCCGCGCCGTGCACGCCTCCATCTCGAACGAGCTGTCCGGGATCGAGGGCGATGTCCTCGCCCGCCTCGGCGTGCGCTGA
- a CDS encoding YcnI family protein encodes MSIAISRALGTVGAAAGLALLGTGTAAAHVTADAPGAEQGGSAVVTFKVPTESETAGTTGLRIQLPGLSSARTEPMPGWTSKVEKNDKNQVVAVTWTAQPGNPGVAPDQFQRFVLSVSPLPDQDTVTMPATQTYSDGSVVEWNQPMGPDGSEPEHPAPQLTLAAGGGGHHHGTAAANSGAADSGAAQQESDGTARWLGGIGLALGAVGALLGLAGLARGRRS; translated from the coding sequence ATGTCCATAGCGATTTCGCGCGCCCTCGGCACGGTGGGCGCCGCGGCCGGGCTCGCCCTGCTGGGTACCGGCACCGCCGCCGCCCACGTCACCGCCGACGCGCCCGGCGCCGAACAGGGCGGCTCCGCCGTCGTCACCTTCAAGGTCCCGACCGAATCGGAGACCGCCGGCACCACCGGACTGCGGATCCAGCTGCCCGGTCTGAGCTCGGCCCGCACCGAACCGATGCCGGGCTGGACGTCCAAGGTCGAGAAGAACGACAAGAATCAGGTCGTCGCGGTGACCTGGACCGCCCAGCCCGGCAATCCCGGTGTGGCCCCCGACCAGTTCCAGCGCTTCGTGCTGTCGGTCAGCCCGCTGCCCGATCAGGACACCGTGACCATGCCGGCCACGCAGACCTACAGCGACGGCTCGGTGGTCGAGTGGAACCAGCCGATGGGCCCCGACGGCTCCGAACCGGAACATCCTGCCCCGCAGCTCACCCTCGCGGCCGGCGGCGGCGGTCACCACCACGGCACGGCCGCCGCGAACTCCGGGGCCGCGGACTCCGGTGCCGCACAACAGGAATCCGACGGCACCGCCCGCTGGCTCGGCGGCATCGGACTGGCCCTCGGCGCGGTCGGCGCGCTGCTCGGGCTCGCCGGTCTGGCCCGGGGACGGCGGTCGTGA
- a CDS encoding copper resistance CopC family protein, with the protein MIRRLLGGLAAGLLLAGFAAAAAGPAAAHSTVIATDPADGAQLAAGPARVTVTFNENLQPSFPSLTVVGPDGNRWDKGSPQVDGPVVGVEVGDLGPVGRYTVAYRVTSADGHPVSGTRTFTLTAPGNGTPGPKADAAGGSEDGGSGGVPVWVFIVAAVVILGGILAVLLLGRGSARTRR; encoded by the coding sequence GTGATCCGCCGCCTGCTCGGAGGTCTCGCGGCCGGTCTGCTGCTCGCCGGATTCGCCGCCGCGGCCGCCGGTCCGGCGGCCGCGCATTCGACCGTGATCGCCACCGACCCCGCGGACGGCGCTCAGCTCGCCGCGGGACCGGCCCGGGTCACCGTCACCTTCAACGAGAACCTGCAGCCCAGTTTCCCGTCGCTGACCGTGGTCGGCCCCGACGGGAACCGCTGGGACAAGGGTTCCCCGCAGGTGGACGGGCCCGTCGTCGGCGTCGAGGTCGGCGACCTCGGTCCCGTCGGCCGGTACACGGTCGCCTACCGGGTGACCTCGGCCGACGGGCACCCGGTCAGCGGCACCCGCACGTTCACGCTCACCGCACCGGGCAACGGCACCCCCGGGCCGAAGGCCGACGCGGCTGGCGGTTCCGAGGACGGCGGTTCCGGTGGCGTGCCGGTATGGGTGTTCATCGTCGCCGCCGTGGTGATTCTGGGCGGAATCCTGGCCGTGCTGCTGCTCGGCCGGGGCAGCGCTCGTACCCGGCGATGA
- a CDS encoding CopD family protein gives MNKATGGGATALRAALLLVVPAALLGAALAWALARPDPVQSEAPVRALADCAGATVLGLATLPRLHDRLEPPWRLLAGLGGLWAAMEFAVLACEAAQVVGVPLGRLGVGQFGDYLAHVSGGQVGIAILIGTGVVTGYCTLAYRRPRHATADPVLVFAAVALVLRPITGHMSQQVLGSVLAAVHALAASLWLGLLLALALVTRTRGEWAARLPRYSAWALPAVAAVTVTGVCNGLVRMGGLAPLIDTGYGRILLAKTVLLTGLLVLGWWWRRSWVPRAGDHRMTAESSLRRAVVEVLAMALVFGLAATLAVTA, from the coding sequence ATGAACAAGGCGACCGGCGGCGGTGCGACCGCGCTGCGGGCGGCACTGCTGCTGGTCGTCCCGGCCGCGCTGCTCGGCGCCGCACTGGCGTGGGCGCTGGCGCGACCGGATCCGGTGCAGTCCGAGGCGCCGGTCCGGGCATTGGCCGACTGCGCCGGCGCCACCGTCCTGGGCCTGGCCACGCTGCCCCGCCTGCACGACCGGCTGGAGCCGCCGTGGCGGCTGCTGGCCGGTCTCGGCGGGCTGTGGGCCGCAATGGAATTCGCGGTACTCGCCTGCGAGGCCGCCCAGGTGGTCGGCGTGCCGCTGGGCCGCCTGGGGGTCGGGCAGTTCGGCGACTACCTCGCCCACGTCAGCGGCGGGCAGGTGGGTATCGCGATCCTGATCGGCACCGGCGTGGTCACCGGCTACTGCACACTGGCCTACCGGCGGCCGCGGCACGCCACCGCCGATCCCGTGCTCGTCTTCGCGGCCGTCGCGCTGGTTCTGCGACCGATCACCGGGCACATGTCGCAGCAGGTGCTCGGTTCCGTGCTGGCGGCCGTGCACGCGCTGGCCGCGTCGCTCTGGCTGGGGCTGCTGCTGGCGCTGGCGCTGGTGACCCGGACCCGGGGCGAATGGGCGGCGCGACTCCCCCGGTATTCGGCGTGGGCGCTGCCGGCCGTCGCGGCCGTGACGGTGACCGGCGTGTGCAACGGCCTGGTGCGGATGGGCGGGCTCGCGCCGCTGATCGACACCGGCTACGGGCGGATCCTGCTGGCGAAGACGGTGCTGCTGACCGGGCTGCTGGTGCTGGGCTGGTGGTGGCGGCGCAGTTGGGTCCCGCGCGCGGGCGACCATCGGATGACCGCCGAATCCTCGCTGCGCCGAGCGGTTGTCGAGGTGCTGGCGATGGCGCTGGTGTTCGGGCTGGCGGCCACGCTCGCCGTCACCGCGTGA
- a CDS encoding DUF5313 family protein yields MADRTVPTFPQRLGYICGRTLPGSMRDWVREDLVGPGATRRYLARLLIPVLAPLALFLLIPGPLWMGLAMMALLYIPLIYFTVALMYVYRRHRLLQHGLDPALADSTARTRAAADRLAYEQRYGRT; encoded by the coding sequence ATGGCCGACCGCACCGTCCCCACGTTCCCGCAGCGGCTGGGCTACATCTGTGGCCGCACCCTGCCCGGTTCGATGCGGGACTGGGTGCGCGAGGACCTGGTCGGTCCCGGCGCGACCCGCCGCTACCTGGCTCGCCTCCTCATCCCGGTACTGGCGCCGCTGGCCCTGTTCCTGCTGATTCCGGGGCCGCTGTGGATGGGTCTGGCGATGATGGCGCTGCTGTACATTCCGCTGATCTATTTCACGGTCGCGCTCATGTACGTGTACCGGCGGCACCGGCTGCTCCAGCACGGCCTCGACCCCGCGCTGGCCGATTCCACCGCCCGCACGCGCGCGGCCGCCGACCGGCTCGCCTACGAACAGCGGTACGGCCGTACCTGA
- the rraA gene encoding ribonuclease E activity regulator RraA yields MIPTADLADEIGPGIRSCDVQFTRFGGREAFAGRIVTIRCHQDNLLVKQTLGEAGAGRVLVVDGGGSVHTALIGDIIAGRGVDNGWAGVIVYGAVRDSAILRTLDIGLKALGTNPRKSTQTGSGERDVPVEFGGVTFVPGEMLYSDADGIVVRAE; encoded by the coding sequence ATGATCCCGACCGCCGACCTCGCCGACGAGATCGGCCCCGGCATCCGCAGCTGCGACGTCCAGTTCACGCGGTTCGGTGGCCGCGAGGCCTTCGCCGGGCGAATCGTCACCATCCGCTGCCACCAGGACAATCTGCTGGTCAAGCAGACGCTGGGCGAAGCGGGCGCGGGCCGGGTGCTGGTGGTGGACGGCGGCGGCAGCGTGCATACGGCGCTGATCGGCGACATCATCGCGGGCCGCGGCGTGGACAACGGCTGGGCCGGGGTGATCGTGTACGGCGCGGTGCGCGATTCGGCCATCCTGCGCACGCTCGACATCGGCCTGAAGGCGCTGGGCACCAACCCCCGCAAGAGTACCCAGACCGGTTCGGGCGAGCGCGACGTGCCCGTCGAGTTCGGCGGCGTCACCTTCGTCCCCGGCGAGATGCTCTACAGCGACGCCGACGGCATCGTGGTGCGCGCCGAGTAG
- a CDS encoding RNA-binding S4 domain-containing protein: MSDPVDVPIGDEVIRLGQFLKLANLIDTGSEAKTVIAAGLVRVNEEVELRRGRQLHRGDVVTLAGHRVRVGD; the protein is encoded by the coding sequence ATGTCGGATCCAGTCGATGTGCCGATCGGTGACGAAGTCATCCGGCTCGGACAATTCCTGAAACTGGCCAACCTGATCGACACCGGCTCGGAGGCGAAGACCGTGATCGCCGCGGGCCTGGTCCGGGTCAACGAGGAGGTCGAGCTGCGGCGCGGCCGGCAGCTGCACCGCGGCGACGTGGTCACGCTGGCCGGGCACCGGGTCCGCGTGGGGGACTGA